A part of Aegilops tauschii subsp. strangulata cultivar AL8/78 chromosome 2, Aet v6.0, whole genome shotgun sequence genomic DNA contains:
- the LOC109768408 gene encoding peroxidase 2-like, whose product MASSEKKFATLALLLALLGCVARTCEASYGFLPPPAPSLTYGHHPKAKNTCYGAEMIVSNIVKEEVNRDRGIGAGLIRLLFHDCFVQGCDGSVLLDVSATPNEPTEKDGIPNRRSLRGFEVIDRIKDALEATPGCERVVSCADIVAFAARDATYFLSNETMYFQMPSGRYDGNVSLASETLPNLPPPFADITMLEALFTNKGLSLDDMVTLSGAHSVGISHCSSFRDRLPPNPSSDPMAMNSTLANLVTSKCSRGDNPTVDQDIYTPGYLDNQYYKNVINHEVLLKSDAALESSKTIESVKQNAKLSIDWKLKFGEAMVKMGNIDVKTSKNGEIRHKCRSINKNYS is encoded by the exons ATGGCTAGTAGTGAAAAGAAGTTTGCCACCTTGGCTCTGCTGCTAGCATTGCTTGGCTGTGTGGCGCGCACGTGCGAAGCGAGCTATGGGTTTCTTCCTCCTCCTGCCCCGTCGCTCACCTACGGTCACCACCCCAAGGCCAAGAATACTTGCTATGGAGCGGAGATGATCGTTAGTAACATTGTAAAGGAGGAGGTGAACCGCGACCGCGGCATCGGCGCCGGGCTCATCCGCCTCTTGTTCCACGACTGCTTCGTCCAG GGTTGCGATGGGTCGGTCCTCCTTGACGTTAGCGCCACGCCCAACGAGCCGACCGAGAAGGACGGCATCCCCAACAGGCGCAGCCTCCGCGGCTTCGAGGTGATCGACAGGATCAAGGACGCGCTGGAGGCCACGCCCGGGTGCGAGCGTGTCGTCTCGTGCGCGGACATCGTCGCCTTTGCTGCGCGCGACGCCACCTACTTCCTCAGCAACGAGACGATGTACTTCCAAATGCCGTCAGGCCGCTATGACGGAAACGTGTCCCTCGCTAGCGAGACCCTCCCCAACCTGCCCCCTCCCTTCGCAGACATCACGATGCTCGAGGCTTTGTTCACCAACAAGGGCCTCAGCCTCGACGACATGGTCACCCTCTCCGGCGCACACTCCGTCGGCATCTCCCACTGCTCGTCCTTCCGTGACCGCCTGCCGCCCAATCCTTCTTCGGACCCCATGGCCATGAACTCTACGTTAGCCAACTTGGTGACAAGCAAGTGCAGCAGAGGCGACAACCCTACGGTCGATCAGGACATCTACACCCCTGGATACTTGGACAACCAATACTACAAGAACGTGATAAACCATGAAGTGTTGTTGAAATCAGATGCCGCGCTCGAGTCGTCCAAGACAATTGAATCCGTGAAACAAAATGCTAAGCTCTCTATAGACTGGAAGCTAAAGTTCGGGGAAGCCATGGTGAAGATGGGCAACATCGACGTGAAGACCAGCAAGAATGGAGAGATCAGACACAAGTGCCGGTCCATCAACAAGAACTACTCCTGA
- the LOC120967442 gene encoding uncharacterized protein, with protein sequence MASSAPPFLFLLLLVLVAAAAAASASEERPRVTPTLVQCHPPQAQATANASSAKKATAFRANALSLLAKLPAAAAPTGFASLRSAGVVGRDVAFVRGLCFGYATPSQCRSCLAAAARKLTDACGARGRRAGVWTDACFASYADANPSSPNYDGFRARVITGADALITSTSYELQSLADLAWRMGPVAATSARMQVAVDWTAAASDYRKNSTVRVLAQCARPHGGGVRVVRPVLGAGGGDLRVVLVPRALGAGGGDLLLGPRRVARRRSGRRRRL encoded by the coding sequence ATGGCGAGCTCGGCGCCtcccttcctcttcctcctcctcctcgtcctcgtcgccgctgccgcggcggcctcggcctcggagGAGCGCCCGCGCGTCACCCCCACCTTGGTCCAGTGCCACCCGCCGCAGGCGCAGGCAACCGCCAACGCCAGCAGCGCCAAGAAAGCCACGGCGTTCCGCGCCAACGCGCTCTCCCTCCTCGCCaagctccccgccgccgccgcgcccacgGGCTTCGCCTCCCTGCGCTCCGCCGGAGTGGTCGGACGCGACGTCGCGTTCGTCCGCGGGCTCTGCTTCGGGTACGCCACGCCGTCCCAGTGCCGCTCGTGCCTGGCCGCCGCGGCCAGGAAGCTCACCGACGCCTGCGGCGCCCGCGGCCGGCGCGCCGGCGTATGGACGGACGCCTGCTTCGCGTCCTACGCCGACGCGAACCCCTCCTCGCCCAACTACGACGGCTTCCGCGCGCGCGTCATCACCGGCGCCGACGCGCTCATCACCAGCACCTCCTACGAGCTGCAGAGCCTCGCCGACCTGGCGTGGCGCATGGGGCCGGTCGCAGCCACCAGCGCGAGGATGCAGGTGGCCGTGGACTGGACGGCCGCGGCGAGTGACTACAGGAAGAACAGCACGGTGCGCGTGCTGGCGCAGTGCGCGCGACCGCACGGCGGAGGAGTGCGCGTGGTGCGTCCAGTACTCGGCGCGGGTGGCGGAGACCTGCGAGTGGTCCTGGTGCCCCGGGCACTCGGCGCGGGCGGGGGAGACCTGCTGCTGGGGCCTCGACGCGTGGCGCGACGGCGTAGCGGGCGCCGTCGTCGGCTTTGA